The sequence CGTTGGATGTCCAGATGTTTCTGATATCCCGTATTTCCAATGTAGTTCCATGATCATTGAAGTTACCTTCTTCATAAGAATAATAATTCTCAACATCTGTAAAAAGTTTTAATTGAGAATCCGAAGGTTCTAAAACCTCCATATTTGCCCAGTTAATGCTAACTTTTAATACCTTATTTGACTCCTTTTGTTTTGTAGTAATTAAAACTGAATCTCCAAGTTTATCAACAGCAAAACGACCTATTCCTTTTTCTCCAGTATATCTGCGGTTAAAAGGCTCTGGGGAATATAATTGAGTTCTCTTACTCGCAGTACCAATTACCATCCACTTATCTCTAATATCTTCAAAGGACATGCCCACCCCATTGTCACGGATAATTATCTTGCTCTGGCCATTTTTCGTTTCAACGTTATAAAATTCAATTTCGACAAGGGTAGAATTTGCATCATAACAATTCTTTACCAATTCGAAAAGGGCAGTTATCCTATCAGTTATCAATTCTCTACCTATCAACCTAAAAGTGCTGATATCAAAACGCCATTTTAATATATTTTTAGAATTATTATTCATTAAATTCTTGAAGATGTTTTTTTATTGAAATGGCAATTGCTTCTCCAAGTTTAACAGGTACAGCATTACCAATATGTTTTGCTAGATTAGTCAATGATATTGCATCCTCATTTTCAATAAACTTATAGTCAACAGGAAATGATTGAAAAATAGCGGCCTCACGAGCCGAAATAGCTCTATTTTGCTCAGGATGCCCAAAACGGCCATTTCCCAAACCAATACACTGTGTTGTCATAGTTGGTGCAGGTTCATCCCATTTCATTCTTCCATAAACGGAGCTATAAGTCTGACCGGTTTTTTTCTTGTGACAATCCAATAATAAGGATTGATCCCAGTCTTTCCAACCGCCTCCTTCTGGGGTTGCTCTAATTCTTTTTTTGTTTAATATTGACAATTCTCTGGTTGAATGTACTAGGTCATTTTTATCAGTTTCACCATCTCTAAGAGCAGGAAGATCTTTGATCACATCTCTTACAGTTAAGTAATTTTCTGGCTTATGCGTAGGCGGAATTAATCTAATTGGGCCTAATCTTGATGCTAACAAAACTAATCTCTTTCGAACTTGAGGAATACCATAATCAGGAGCATATACTATTTTATGCCAGACGTGATATCCATTTTTTGTTAAAACATTGACAAAAGATTCAAATACATTATCCTTCTTAAAACTAATGAGTGAAGGAACATTTTCCATGGATATGATTTCTGGTAATGTTTCTTCAATTAATCGAGCATAGGAATATAGTAGTTTCCATTTTGATTCATCAGGTTTCTTTACTTTAAAACTATATGAAGAAAATGGTTGACATGGAGCGCATCCCACAAGTACCTTCACTTTTCCTTTGGGGAATAAGTTTTGTAACTCCTCTCCTTTTAATTCGGCAACGTCTTTTTTTAAAAAACTTGCATTATTGTTAGCTTCGTAAACAAACTTACAAGATTCGTCAATATCAATACCTGCAATAACATTAAATTCCTGTTGTACAAAGCCATGAGAGAGGCCTCCAATACCACAAAACAAGTCAACCACAGCACAATTCTCAACAATATGTTCAGAACTTTTGTGTAAATTTTTGGTAAGAATTGTATCCATATTATTTAGCAGTCAACTTAGAGATAATTTTTTTAATAAAAACAAATGTAGTAAAGCAAAGTTGTTTTTTCAATTTTTTGATATCGAATGCAACATAATATCTCTTTTTC comes from uncultured Draconibacterium sp. and encodes:
- the dcm gene encoding DNA (cytosine-5-)-methyltransferase, with amino-acid sequence MDTILTKNLHKSSEHIVENCAVVDLFCGIGGLSHGFVQQEFNVIAGIDIDESCKFVYEANNNASFLKKDVAELKGEELQNLFPKGKVKVLVGCAPCQPFSSYSFKVKKPDESKWKLLYSYARLIEETLPEIISMENVPSLISFKKDNVFESFVNVLTKNGYHVWHKIVYAPDYGIPQVRKRLVLLASRLGPIRLIPPTHKPENYLTVRDVIKDLPALRDGETDKNDLVHSTRELSILNKKRIRATPEGGGWKDWDQSLLLDCHKKKTGQTYSSVYGRMKWDEPAPTMTTQCIGLGNGRFGHPEQNRAISAREAAIFQSFPVDYKFIENEDAISLTNLAKHIGNAVPVKLGEAIAISIKKHLQEFNE